One part of the Paraglaciecola sp. L3A3 genome encodes these proteins:
- a CDS encoding VCBS repeat-containing protein produces MKYVNKDIKTFCNKVSWLLVVGLLTMLSSVAQAITLEVTSDGDHIRKNTYQYYKIIVSNTDSVTRGNVVVTTSVPTGTTFYKSASLPQSSNCNNNCSSGNFPQWILGDLAAGETRVIIAPLYINSNAAEGLVTMTTSVVYDGISSAISKDQSLTIDIDAPAALSVTAKHQQILAGEEIDFEISFGNVGNSGWVSTELKASLPAGTSFVSASDGATLVGSEIVWDSVVTNVGTSSKRFFTVKASNSASQGTIYTSLATLSNNSNVLTSVTDSVIVKNNTDLTLDVTVTGDTRTPGQYLYYRYVVANKGALTMADVQLNVMMAASSRFSESASLPTITNCSSIYCRVGEWGTLTIGQLDAGESQVLLIPIYDNNPVDGAPWVSHAVVSESSGSYTVGTKPTVLYDDSLGLMMSITSDKQVVAAQENHRYEISYGNVSGSAIQNLELEVALADGVSFVKASDGGSYADGVVSWTLDTLNSGVSGKRYVTVTAPSGLADGNVLVSEAQMNNGGPSLVRASESVVIKAGVDLTLDVTVTGDTRTPGQYLYYRYVVANKGALTMTDVQLNVMMAASSRFSESASLPTITNCSSIYCGGGEWGTLTIGQLDAGESQVLLIPIYDNNPVDGAPWVSHAVVSESSGSYTVGTKPTVLYDDSLGLMMSITSDKQVVAAQENHRYEISYGNVSGSAIQNLELEVALADGVSFVKASDGGSYADGVVSWTLDTLNSGVSGKRYVTVTAPSGLADGNVLVSEAQMNNGGPSLVRASESVVIKAGVDLTLDVTVTGDTRTPGQYLYYRYVVANKGALTMTDVQLNVMMAASSRFSESASLPTITNCSSIYCGGGEWGTLTIGQLDAGESQVLLIPIYDNNPVDGAPWVSHAVVSESSGSYTVGTKPTVLYDDSLGLMMSITSDKQVVAAQENHRYEISYGNVSGSAIQNLELEVALADGVSFVKASDGGTFADGVVSWGINTLNSGTSGKRYVTVTAPDGIADGMVLVSEAQMNNGGPSLVRASESVVIKAGVDLTLDVTVTGDFKPNSDYLYYRYVVANKGSLSLTDVQLNVMMAAASRFSESASLPTIANCSSIYCGGGEWGTLTIGQLDAGESRVLLIPVYGNDPVDGAPWVSHAVVSESSGSYAVGTKPTVSYAAKASVSNPQLVLEADKYAIQPSEQQTFKLSLGNITGTALKNALMSFEVPEGYQYVSASGLKVLEGKKILWPIGNLDNQRWIDETVTLEVLSSGIPGQVLVVEGELRDGNNENLVARASVSSVVQASQRLSLNAGGIFISPLVAGSSINVNLVTTNSSSIQLADVDLLVMVPNYTSAPESTAGVDSCSGSSCEVYEWAHWDLGNLDPTQSKSNSIYPKLYTGNSAPASGTILSSNIVLTQGSLPKNDIALIRSWGVGTEFVVNTTHDSDGDLIPDWWEMFYSVQLDRLNSSDATLDYDEDGLTNLEEYQRNTNIANSDTDGDGLSDSVEVEMGTSPVLADTDGDGLNDLEDKYPTDSTRPRVRNDVNGDRKSDLLWRSEAKGWNFLWAMDGVQTEFASPINVVQDDGWLMAGQGDYDDDGKSDIFWRNTITGQNFIYLMDGLNIKARKVLNYVDAPQWELAGSGDFNGDGKGDVMWRRVDRGDTWFYMMDGLSIGTNQPSLWVTDLNYKISAIGDINGDGTDDVIWRHQVTGINYIWIMENGQIANRYTLNSINSDWTIAGTGDLDGDGTDDIILRNQVDGRNWVYLMEDGQIKTSQLMSTVADTNWQIANMGDYDGDGKTDILWRDESAGRNIIHLMDGLTIKDKGVLRPTDNTWQLAK; encoded by the coding sequence ATGAAATACGTTAATAAAGATATTAAGACATTCTGTAATAAAGTGTCTTGGTTATTGGTTGTTGGATTGTTAACCATGCTCAGTAGCGTAGCACAAGCTATTACGCTTGAAGTCACCAGTGATGGTGATCACATACGTAAAAACACCTACCAGTATTATAAAATTATAGTGAGTAATACGGACAGTGTTACCCGCGGGAATGTTGTTGTTACAACCTCAGTTCCAACTGGAACAACCTTTTATAAATCGGCATCTTTGCCACAATCTAGCAACTGCAACAACAATTGTTCATCGGGTAATTTTCCGCAGTGGATTTTAGGCGATCTGGCTGCAGGTGAGACCAGAGTTATTATCGCCCCACTTTATATTAATTCTAATGCAGCGGAGGGGCTTGTTACGATGACGACATCCGTTGTGTATGATGGTATTTCATCGGCTATTAGCAAAGATCAATCTTTGACTATTGATATTGATGCACCTGCTGCACTTAGCGTGACGGCCAAACATCAACAGATACTTGCAGGCGAAGAAATAGATTTTGAAATTAGCTTTGGCAATGTTGGTAACAGTGGCTGGGTAAGTACTGAGCTAAAAGCCAGTTTGCCAGCTGGCACAAGTTTTGTTTCTGCCTCTGATGGCGCCACTTTAGTCGGTAGTGAAATCGTATGGGACTCAGTGGTAACCAATGTTGGTACCAGCAGCAAACGTTTTTTTACAGTGAAAGCATCCAACTCAGCCTCGCAAGGTACCATTTATACTTCTTTAGCAACGCTGTCTAATAATTCAAACGTCTTAACCTCTGTGACTGACAGTGTCATCGTAAAAAATAATACGGATTTAACGCTTGATGTCACCGTTACAGGCGACACACGCACGCCGGGACAATATTTGTATTACCGTTATGTAGTCGCCAATAAAGGTGCGCTAACGATGGCCGATGTACAGTTGAATGTGATGATGGCTGCGTCATCTCGATTCAGTGAAAGTGCTTCTTTACCCACTATTACTAATTGTTCTTCAATTTATTGTAGAGTAGGTGAGTGGGGAACATTGACCATAGGGCAGCTGGATGCAGGAGAATCCCAAGTGTTGCTCATCCCTATTTATGATAATAATCCAGTTGATGGTGCTCCTTGGGTGAGTCATGCAGTCGTTAGCGAAAGTAGTGGTAGCTATACGGTAGGCACAAAACCTACTGTACTGTATGACGACTCATTAGGGTTAATGATGTCGATTACCTCAGATAAGCAGGTAGTGGCAGCACAAGAAAATCACCGTTATGAAATAAGCTATGGCAACGTTTCTGGCAGTGCAATTCAGAATTTAGAATTGGAAGTAGCGCTAGCTGATGGCGTGTCATTTGTCAAAGCCAGTGATGGTGGCAGTTATGCCGACGGGGTGGTGAGTTGGACATTAGATACCTTAAATAGTGGTGTAAGTGGCAAACGTTATGTCACTGTTACGGCCCCATCGGGGTTGGCAGACGGTAACGTGTTGGTTAGCGAAGCTCAAATGAACAACGGTGGGCCTTCTTTGGTCAGAGCCTCAGAAAGTGTGGTAATTAAGGCTGGAGTTGATTTAACTCTGGATGTCACCGTTACAGGCGACACACGCACGCCGGGACAATATTTGTATTACCGTTATGTAGTCGCCAATAAAGGTGCGCTAACGATGACCGATGTACAGTTGAATGTGATGATGGCTGCGTCATCTCGATTCAGTGAAAGTGCTTCTTTACCCACTATTACTAATTGTTCTTCAATTTATTGTGGAGGAGGTGAGTGGGGAACATTGACCATAGGGCAGCTGGATGCAGGAGAATCCCAAGTGTTGCTCATCCCTATTTATGATAATAATCCAGTTGATGGTGCTCCTTGGGTGAGTCATGCAGTCGTTAGCGAAAGTAGTGGTAGCTATACGGTAGGCACAAAACCTACTGTACTGTATGACGACTCATTAGGGTTAATGATGTCGATTACCTCAGATAAGCAGGTAGTGGCAGCACAAGAAAATCACCGTTATGAAATAAGCTATGGCAACGTTTCTGGCAGTGCAATTCAGAATTTAGAATTGGAAGTAGCGCTAGCTGATGGCGTGTCATTTGTCAAAGCCAGTGATGGTGGCAGTTATGCCGACGGGGTGGTGAGTTGGACATTAGATACCTTAAATAGTGGTGTAAGTGGCAAACGTTATGTCACTGTTACGGCCCCATCGGGGTTGGCAGACGGTAACGTGTTGGTTAGCGAAGCTCAAATGAACAACGGTGGGCCTTCTTTGGTCAGAGCCTCAGAAAGTGTGGTAATTAAGGCTGGAGTTGATTTAACTCTGGATGTCACCGTTACAGGCGACACACGCACGCCGGGACAATATTTGTATTACCGTTATGTAGTCGCCAATAAAGGTGCGCTAACGATGACCGATGTACAGTTGAATGTGATGATGGCTGCGTCATCTCGATTCAGTGAAAGTGCTTCTTTACCCACTATTACTAATTGTTCTTCAATTTATTGTGGAGGAGGTGAGTGGGGAACATTGACCATAGGGCAGCTGGATGCAGGAGAATCCCAAGTGTTGCTCATCCCTATTTATGATAATAATCCAGTTGATGGTGCTCCTTGGGTGAGTCATGCAGTCGTTAGCGAAAGTAGTGGTAGCTATACGGTAGGCACAAAACCTACTGTACTGTATGACGACTCATTAGGGTTAATGATGTCGATTACCTCAGATAAGCAGGTAGTGGCAGCACAAGAAAATCACCGTTATGAAATAAGCTATGGCAACGTTTCTGGCAGTGCAATTCAGAATTTAGAATTGGAAGTAGCGCTAGCTGATGGCGTGTCATTTGTCAAAGCCAGTGATGGCGGCACTTTCGCAGATGGTGTGGTGAGTTGGGGTATTAATACACTCAACAGTGGTACCAGTGGTAAACGTTACGTTACGGTCACTGCTCCTGACGGAATAGCGGACGGCATGGTACTAGTCAGCGAAGCTCAAATGAACAACGGTGGGCCTTCTTTGGTCAGAGCTTCAGAAAGTGTGGTAATTAAGGCTGGAGTTGATTTAACTCTAGATGTAACTGTCACTGGAGACTTTAAACCTAATTCTGATTATCTCTATTATCGTTATGTAGTGGCAAACAAGGGCAGTTTATCTCTAACCGATGTACAGTTGAATGTGATGATGGCTGCGGCATCTCGATTCAGTGAAAGTGCTTCTTTACCCACTATTGCTAATTGTTCTTCAATTTATTGTGGAGGAGGCGAATGGGGCACATTAACCATTGGACAACTTGATGCAGGAGAATCCAGAGTGTTGTTGATTCCTGTTTACGGTAATGATCCAGTCGATGGGGCTCCTTGGGTGAGTCATGCAGTCGTTAGCGAAAGTAGCGGTAGCTATGCTGTTGGCACAAAACCCACTGTGAGTTATGCTGCTAAAGCGTCTGTGAGTAATCCCCAGTTAGTATTAGAAGCAGATAAATATGCAATACAACCTAGCGAACAGCAAACCTTTAAACTAAGTTTAGGTAATATTACTGGAACGGCGCTTAAAAATGCATTGATGTCTTTTGAAGTTCCTGAGGGCTATCAATATGTATCCGCTTCAGGTTTGAAAGTTTTAGAAGGTAAAAAAATTCTTTGGCCTATTGGCAACTTGGATAATCAGCGTTGGATAGATGAAACTGTTACTTTAGAAGTGTTAAGCAGCGGAATACCCGGCCAGGTGTTGGTGGTTGAAGGTGAATTACGTGATGGCAATAATGAAAATTTAGTTGCGCGTGCATCAGTTTCCTCTGTCGTGCAAGCATCACAACGATTAAGCTTGAATGCTGGCGGTATTTTTATTTCCCCTTTAGTCGCTGGTAGCTCTATAAACGTAAATCTAGTTACGACCAATAGCAGCAGTATTCAATTAGCCGATGTCGATCTTTTGGTTATGGTACCCAATTATACTAGTGCGCCTGAATCCACTGCCGGTGTCGATAGTTGCAGCGGCTCTAGTTGTGAGGTTTATGAATGGGCGCACTGGGATCTGGGCAATCTTGATCCAACGCAATCGAAGAGCAATAGTATTTATCCTAAACTGTATACAGGCAATTCAGCGCCAGCAAGCGGGACAATTCTTAGTTCTAATATTGTGTTAACTCAAGGCTCGTTACCTAAAAATGATATAGCCTTAATTCGCAGTTGGGGAGTTGGCACCGAATTTGTAGTTAATACGACTCACGATAGTGATGGCGACTTGATCCCCGATTGGTGGGAAATGTTTTACTCAGTGCAGTTAGACCGCCTCAATAGCAGCGATGCTACTTTGGATTATGATGAAGATGGCCTAACTAACCTCGAGGAATACCAACGCAACACCAATATTGCAAATAGCGATACTGATGGAGATGGATTGTCTGATAGTGTCGAAGTAGAGATGGGTACCAGCCCTGTTCTTGCAGATACCGATGGAGATGGTCTTAATGACTTAGAAGACAAATATCCTACCGATTCAACTCGACCTAGAGTTCGCAACGACGTTAATGGCGATCGTAAATCTGACTTATTGTGGCGCAGTGAAGCGAAAGGTTGGAACTTCTTATGGGCGATGGATGGCGTGCAAACCGAATTCGCAAGCCCAATCAATGTAGTGCAAGACGATGGTTGGTTGATGGCCGGTCAGGGTGATTATGATGATGATGGCAAATCGGATATTTTCTGGCGCAATACCATAACCGGTCAAAACTTTATCTATTTGATGGACGGTTTAAACATCAAAGCCCGTAAAGTGCTGAACTATGTTGATGCCCCGCAGTGGGAGCTTGCCGGCAGTGGTGACTTTAATGGTGACGGTAAAGGGGATGTGATGTGGCGCCGGGTCGACCGAGGTGATACCTGGTTCTATATGATGGATGGCTTAAGTATAGGTACCAATCAACCGTCATTATGGGTAACCGACTTAAATTACAAGATAAGCGCGATAGGTGATATTAACGGCGATGGCACCGATGATGTGATATGGCGTCATCAAGTCACAGGTATCAACTACATCTGGATAATGGAAAATGGTCAGATAGCAAACCGTTACACCTTAAACTCAATTAACTCAGATTGGACGATAGCCGGGACTGGAGACTTAGATGGCGATGGTACGGATGACATTATCTTAAGAAACCAAGTAGACGGTCGTAACTGGGTTTATTTGATGGAAGATGGTCAAATCAAAACCAGCCAACTGATGAGTACGGTAGCAGATACTAACTGGCAAATTGCCAACATGGGTGATTATGACGGTGACGGTAAAACCGACATATTGTGGCGTGACGAAAGTGCAGGGCGCAATATCATCCACCTGATGGATGGCTTGACGATTAAAGATAAAGGGGTCCTTAGACCGACTGACAATACTTGGCAATTGGCTAAGTAG